A single Saccharolobus shibatae B12 DNA region contains:
- a CDS encoding winged helix-turn-helix transcriptional regulator: MEIVDKRILFYLLKDGRISQRRIASLLNLTPATLNYRFKRLTDSETLKGFKLYINPNFLGKYQLFIVFKNYNDINAEWISFKLKCLEWYNVYGIYASDNIELKDKINYMTKELGDPVLTYFPVQSLFKPSNLDKKIVDILRADPRVPSSDIAKKLGIKAKIIEKHIKYMRHRGLILIVPDIDLSKTDIVLFSMFSKNIDEISVILQECKLWQFTDGYAGITVCYADNIEMARKYIAAARNIDKSADVMIIYGYEFK, encoded by the coding sequence ATGGAAATCGTCGATAAGAGGATATTATTTTATCTATTAAAGGACGGAAGAATATCACAAAGGAGAATAGCCTCATTACTAAATCTAACTCCAGCAACATTGAACTATAGGTTTAAACGACTAACGGATAGCGAGACGTTGAAAGGATTCAAACTTTATATAAACCCTAATTTTCTGGGGAAGTATCAACTATTTATTGTATTTAAAAATTATAATGACATCAACGCGGAATGGATTTCGTTCAAATTGAAGTGTTTAGAATGGTATAACGTTTATGGAATTTACGCCTCAGATAATATTGAACTTAAAGACAAGATTAATTACATGACTAAGGAATTAGGAGATCCCGTTTTAACCTATTTCCCGGTTCAATCTTTATTCAAACCATCAAATCTTGATAAAAAGATAGTTGATATATTAAGGGCAGATCCCAGGGTACCCTCTTCAGATATAGCCAAGAAATTGGGTATAAAAGCGAAAATTATAGAGAAGCATATAAAGTACATGCGACATAGAGGATTAATATTGATAGTTCCAGACATAGATCTGAGTAAAACAGATATAGTTTTGTTTTCAATGTTCTCTAAGAATATAGATGAGATCTCGGTAATACTACAAGAATGTAAATTGTGGCAGTTCACTGATGGATATGCGGGGATAACTGTGTGCTACGCAGATAATATAGAAATGGCTAGGAAATACATTGCAGCAGCTAGGAATATAGACAAGTCCGCTGACGTTATGATAATTTACGGTTATGAGTTTAAATAA
- a CDS encoding TSUP family transporter codes for MPLDLTYLSIILFIASIPSGALAYGFSATATPLLLIKYTNRQISPILNFIEIFQNTANVILNSKNYTRKSLIVTIFGIPGIIIGSIIGAYILKISLNDSLIKVIVYSVLIPLILLQAAGFRKEVSLDKWKKIGYLVTFPVGVLYGVSTISGPPLALIINNQGLSKEEFKFAISTLRVAESITTFSAYLTLGVFNPQVFYYAAITSPAVTTGMLVGIFTARIIKQKEDFRRLVMSFDSWVSGYGLSFNLGKLIGNDVLYWPMIVVIGIDLYLLSKYVVKRKKIVKEID; via the coding sequence CTGCCATTAGACTTAACTTATTTATCAATAATTCTCTTTATTGCCTCTATACCTTCCGGTGCATTAGCCTATGGATTTTCAGCAACCGCGACACCGTTACTGCTTATTAAGTATACAAATAGGCAGATCTCTCCAATATTAAACTTTATAGAAATTTTCCAGAATACTGCAAACGTCATTTTAAACTCTAAAAACTACACCAGAAAGTCTCTAATTGTCACAATTTTCGGAATACCGGGTATAATTATAGGCTCAATAATAGGGGCTTATATTCTGAAAATTTCCTTAAATGACTCACTGATAAAGGTGATAGTGTATAGCGTATTAATACCGTTAATCCTATTGCAAGCTGCTGGTTTTAGAAAGGAGGTAAGTTTAGATAAGTGGAAAAAGATCGGATATCTAGTGACCTTTCCAGTAGGTGTATTGTACGGAGTATCAACAATAAGTGGACCTCCTTTAGCTCTAATAATAAACAATCAAGGGTTATCGAAAGAAGAGTTTAAGTTCGCTATTTCGACACTTAGGGTTGCAGAGAGTATCACAACGTTCAGTGCCTACCTTACGTTAGGGGTGTTTAATCCTCAAGTTTTCTATTACGCAGCTATTACTTCTCCCGCTGTGACAACGGGAATGTTAGTGGGAATATTCACTGCAAGGATAATTAAACAAAAGGAGGATTTCAGAAGACTCGTTATGAGTTTTGATAGTTGGGTGAGTGGATATGGACTTTCGTTTAACTTAGGCAAGCTTATTGGCAATGATGTATTATATTGGCCCATGATTGTAGTAATTGGAATTGACCTATACCTTTTATCAAAGTACGTAGTTAAAAGAAAGAAGATTGTTAAAGAGATTGATTAA
- the sat gene encoding sulfate adenylyltransferase, translating into MNLIGHGKVEIVERIRRIPDFEELQKIEVKRQLAHEVVSIAYGFLSPLKGFMNYEEVNSVVENLRLPNGVLWPIPIVFDYNQNENVKEGDIVGITYLGKPLVVMEVKEIFKYDKVKMAEKVYKTKDIKHPGVKRTLSYGDIFLAGDVWLIREPQFTSPYSEFWLTPRMHRVVFEKKGWKKIVAFQTRNVPHTGHEYLMKFAWFAANENQKVDEPRTGILVNVVIGEKRIGDYIDEAIILTHDALSKYGYISKRVHLLSFTLWDMRYAGPREALLHAIIRSNLGCTHHIFGRDHAGVGNYYSPYEAHQIFDYINEDDLLIKPIFLRENYYCPRCGSIENEILCDHKDEKQEFSGSLIRSIILDEVKPTKMVMRPEVYEVLMKAAKEYGFGSPFVTEEYLEKRQSILR; encoded by the coding sequence GTGAACCTAATAGGACACGGCAAGGTTGAGATAGTCGAGAGGATAAGAAGGATTCCAGACTTTGAAGAACTACAGAAAATTGAAGTGAAGAGACAGTTAGCTCATGAGGTAGTAAGCATAGCTTACGGTTTCCTATCTCCATTAAAGGGTTTCATGAACTATGAGGAAGTGAACTCGGTAGTGGAAAACTTGAGATTACCAAACGGCGTGTTATGGCCAATACCAATAGTGTTCGATTATAACCAAAACGAAAACGTAAAGGAGGGGGATATTGTAGGAATAACTTATTTAGGAAAACCATTGGTAGTAATGGAAGTAAAGGAAATCTTCAAATACGATAAGGTGAAAATGGCAGAGAAAGTTTACAAGACTAAAGATATTAAGCACCCTGGAGTGAAGAGGACATTAAGTTATGGAGATATTTTCTTAGCTGGAGATGTTTGGCTTATTAGGGAACCACAATTTACTTCACCGTACTCGGAATTCTGGTTAACTCCTAGAATGCATAGAGTAGTTTTTGAAAAGAAGGGTTGGAAAAAAATAGTTGCATTCCAGACTAGGAACGTTCCTCACACCGGTCACGAATACTTAATGAAGTTTGCTTGGTTCGCTGCGAACGAGAACCAAAAGGTTGATGAACCTAGAACGGGTATACTAGTTAATGTGGTTATTGGTGAGAAGAGGATAGGTGACTACATCGATGAGGCGATTATTTTAACTCATGATGCGCTATCTAAATACGGTTACATAAGTAAGAGAGTACACTTACTTTCATTTACCTTATGGGATATGAGGTATGCTGGACCTAGAGAGGCATTGCTTCACGCCATAATTAGGAGTAATTTAGGGTGCACCCATCACATCTTTGGTAGAGATCACGCTGGAGTTGGGAATTACTATTCGCCTTACGAGGCTCATCAAATATTTGATTACATCAATGAGGATGACCTATTAATAAAGCCAATATTCTTAAGGGAAAACTATTATTGCCCAAGATGTGGTAGTATAGAGAACGAGATACTTTGTGATCATAAGGATGAGAAACAAGAGTTCAGTGGTAGTTTGATAAGGAGTATTATATTGGATGAGGTAAAGCCAACTAAGATGGTAATGAGGCCAGAGGTGTATGAGGTTTTAATGAAAGCAGCAAAGGAATATGGATTCGGGAGTCCTTTCGTGACGGAGGAATACTTGGAGAAGAGACAGAGTATATTGAGGTGA
- a CDS encoding DUF6955 family protein: protein MKIYIWLSEEMSKKLEDLGLNYAREVLGGMKRIEIELEQDIVEEIVKLFPNAKVDSSTTKSIELLPKSFKNEILRIIIEKRIEPKKALLEAIKSFKGR, encoded by the coding sequence ATGAAAATCTACATTTGGCTTAGTGAGGAAATGAGTAAAAAATTGGAGGATTTAGGGTTGAATTACGCGAGGGAGGTACTTGGTGGTATGAAGCGTATAGAGATAGAGTTGGAACAAGATATAGTAGAGGAGATAGTTAAGCTCTTTCCCAATGCGAAAGTCGATTCTTCAACTACGAAATCCATTGAACTTTTACCTAAAAGTTTTAAGAACGAGATACTGAGAATAATTATTGAAAAGAGAATTGAACCGAAGAAAGCCCTTCTGGAAGCCATAAAAAGTTTTAAAGGGAGATGA
- a CDS encoding nitrite/sulfite reductase — protein MRIPIEPNFRTDPKDYSEEERVKLKTKGLTEDTIGIYSSFHDFTREELEKEVSLIAKSFGIYMEFNRDKMKSNAVKDWIYMVRLPIPGGGPIRPDQWRILDDVSNKYTISDAYTGYPLPSLKLTTRQAIQFHHVKKRNLPNLIREIAESGFLTINGCGDNIRNTIACPLSKFWIFDSNTLARKIADYFRLPSELYLQVFEIPVSEERQFNNEESFKYSDNLLPRKFKIGIAGVMRAIDGKYIIDNCVEIRANDIGVVPLIEGEKVIGYQIYVGGSMGENNSYPTFSALGLPIGTVSKDEELLRILDAIVRIQEQWGDRKNRHWARFKYVVYKMGLEWVREKVWEYSGIRLGKIVNVNLDHRDLHLGWIDLGNSKWAYGVFVEDGRLIDGKNGKVKSMIRYIADNFHNVTFYITPNQHLLITEIDEDQREEIEKTLRDFNYGFRDGKPYSNLRTNSIACVGFPTCKLSFTDSERFLPSLIDELERRGWKDIPVSIGLSGCVAQCSKPAVHPISWIGSGYELYMLKIGGGNGNLGEPLIDWDENVIYLYQVPANRLADVTEALFELYERNKDISKEPGKVFRVLGNRKIIEWLKSHEKTRDLMRPHKFDKKIEGYREYHDLLRKRLEEVNRYG, from the coding sequence GTGAGGATTCCCATAGAGCCTAATTTTAGAACAGATCCTAAGGATTACAGCGAGGAAGAGAGAGTAAAGCTGAAAACGAAGGGATTAACTGAGGATACCATAGGGATATATTCATCATTTCACGATTTTACTAGGGAAGAGCTTGAAAAGGAAGTATCTTTGATAGCTAAGAGTTTCGGAATATATATGGAATTCAATAGGGATAAGATGAAATCAAATGCAGTAAAAGACTGGATCTACATGGTAAGGTTACCGATTCCAGGAGGAGGTCCAATAAGGCCTGACCAATGGAGAATTTTAGATGATGTTTCAAACAAATATACCATTTCAGATGCATATACTGGATATCCTTTACCTTCTCTAAAACTAACCACTAGACAAGCTATTCAATTTCACCATGTAAAGAAAAGGAATTTGCCTAACCTTATAAGGGAGATTGCAGAGTCCGGCTTTCTTACCATAAATGGTTGTGGGGACAATATAAGGAATACGATAGCTTGCCCACTTTCCAAGTTTTGGATTTTCGACTCAAATACGCTCGCTAGAAAAATTGCTGACTACTTTAGATTACCTTCAGAGCTTTATCTTCAAGTTTTTGAAATACCCGTTTCTGAAGAAAGGCAATTTAATAATGAAGAATCCTTCAAATATTCTGATAATCTTCTACCCAGAAAGTTTAAGATTGGAATAGCTGGAGTAATGAGGGCAATTGACGGAAAGTACATAATTGACAACTGCGTTGAGATTCGAGCTAACGATATAGGCGTAGTCCCTCTAATAGAAGGGGAAAAGGTAATAGGTTATCAGATATACGTTGGTGGGTCAATGGGTGAAAATAACTCCTATCCCACTTTTTCAGCCCTCGGACTTCCAATTGGGACTGTATCTAAAGATGAGGAGTTATTGAGAATATTGGATGCAATTGTGAGAATACAAGAGCAATGGGGAGATAGGAAGAATAGGCATTGGGCTAGGTTTAAGTACGTTGTATATAAAATGGGATTAGAGTGGGTAAGGGAAAAAGTATGGGAATACTCAGGAATTCGATTAGGTAAAATAGTGAATGTAAACTTAGATCATAGGGACTTGCACTTGGGATGGATAGACTTAGGTAATAGCAAGTGGGCTTATGGTGTTTTCGTTGAAGACGGTAGACTAATAGATGGAAAAAACGGTAAGGTAAAGAGTATGATCAGATACATTGCGGATAATTTCCATAATGTAACGTTTTACATAACTCCAAATCAACACTTATTAATTACGGAAATAGACGAGGATCAGAGGGAGGAAATTGAGAAAACACTAAGGGATTTCAACTACGGCTTTAGAGATGGAAAACCTTACTCGAATTTAAGAACGAACTCAATTGCATGTGTAGGATTTCCAACATGTAAATTATCATTTACAGATTCCGAAAGATTCCTTCCGAGTCTAATTGACGAGTTGGAGAGAAGAGGATGGAAAGATATTCCAGTTTCAATAGGACTATCGGGATGTGTAGCTCAATGTTCGAAACCAGCCGTTCATCCCATTAGTTGGATTGGTAGTGGATATGAGCTCTACATGTTAAAAATAGGTGGAGGAAACGGTAATTTGGGAGAGCCACTAATTGACTGGGATGAAAATGTAATTTACCTATATCAAGTTCCAGCCAATAGACTAGCAGACGTGACTGAAGCGTTGTTTGAATTATACGAGAGAAATAAGGATATAAGTAAGGAACCAGGAAAAGTATTCAGAGTATTAGGTAATAGGAAGATAATTGAATGGTTAAAGAGCCATGAGAAGACTAGAGACCTAATGAGACCTCATAAGTTTGATAAAAAGATCGAGGGTTATAGGGAATATCACGACTTGTTGAGAAAGCGTTTGGAAGAGGTGAATAGGTATGGGTAA
- the sdx gene encoding sulredoxin, with protein MVWKRTISAKALEKAKSAAVKVEDKVVFIANIKGTLYAMDAVCSHARCILGQLDEEKLTVKCYCHHALFDLRTGQMLEPPYVAPDAPKEKLGLKTYQIRDNSGWIEVDV; from the coding sequence ATGGTCTGGAAAAGAACCATATCCGCAAAAGCTTTAGAAAAAGCGAAAAGCGCAGCAGTTAAGGTAGAGGATAAGGTTGTTTTTATAGCAAATATTAAGGGAACATTATACGCTATGGATGCAGTGTGTTCACATGCAAGGTGTATATTAGGTCAACTAGATGAAGAGAAGCTAACTGTAAAGTGCTATTGTCATCACGCGTTGTTCGATTTAAGGACTGGCCAAATGCTAGAACCTCCATATGTTGCACCAGATGCACCAAAGGAAAAATTGGGTTTGAAAACATATCAAATAAGAGACAACAGTGGTTGGATAGAGGTAGATGTTTAG
- a CDS encoding uroporphyrinogen-III C-methyltransferase yields the protein MGAGPGDPELITLKGIKYLQMADVIVYDKLVSRELINYAKPSCSVILLSSDDIEIDLLKKYALENKLVIRLKNGDPYVFGRGGKICQELIKDGIECEVIPGVSSVNSVPAYAGIPLTFNGISDMITVISAVTQGGRLFDFGKIPSYGTLIVLMSGKRLEEVSKGLMTKRDPSEEVAVIQRGTYFDQKVNVTKLRELTKIGNLASPSMLVLGDVVKLRGILWKSS from the coding sequence GTGGGAGCTGGTCCTGGGGATCCCGAACTAATAACGTTAAAGGGTATTAAATACTTGCAAATGGCTGATGTAATTGTTTACGATAAGCTGGTATCTAGAGAGCTAATTAATTACGCTAAGCCATCTTGTAGCGTTATACTCCTTAGTAGCGATGATATTGAAATTGACTTATTGAAGAAGTACGCTTTGGAAAATAAACTGGTGATAAGGTTAAAAAATGGGGATCCTTACGTGTTCGGAAGGGGAGGGAAAATTTGCCAAGAACTAATTAAGGACGGTATAGAGTGTGAAGTAATACCTGGAGTTTCATCAGTTAACTCAGTACCAGCATATGCTGGAATACCACTTACTTTCAACGGAATCTCTGACATGATAACAGTTATAAGTGCTGTTACACAAGGTGGAAGGCTCTTTGACTTTGGAAAAATTCCGAGTTATGGTACTTTAATAGTCTTAATGAGCGGTAAAAGATTGGAGGAGGTAAGTAAAGGGTTAATGACGAAGAGGGATCCCTCTGAAGAGGTTGCAGTTATACAAAGAGGAACTTATTTTGACCAGAAAGTAAACGTTACCAAATTGAGGGAATTAACTAAAATTGGTAATTTAGCTTCTCCCTCCATGCTGGTTTTAGGAGACGTTGTAAAATTAAGAGGTATTTTATGGAAATCTAGTTGA
- a CDS encoding sulfurtransferase, translating to MSQVQEQQVIVDNKWVLDHLKDERVRIVEVDYDPNTAYNVWHIPGAVLVRWREDLRHPVLRDFIEPSQFEKLMESKGISNNTTIVLYGDYNNWFAVYAFWLFKSYGHDDVRILNGGRTKWAKENLPTEQGAKEPQYPKGSYKVKKVDWGSHRAFFWEILQKITKGEVGRTTILVDVRSPKEYTGEIRAPPEYADEQTQVGGHIPGAVSFPWAQAVNPDTGEFKPIEELRRLVESTGITPEKEIITYCRIGERASHTWFVLKYLLGYPAVRVYDGSWAEWGNIVGAPVKKGAEP from the coding sequence ATGAGTCAAGTACAAGAACAACAAGTAATAGTAGATAACAAGTGGGTATTGGATCATTTAAAAGATGAGAGAGTCAGAATCGTGGAAGTAGACTATGATCCAAATACGGCTTATAATGTGTGGCACATCCCAGGAGCAGTTCTAGTAAGGTGGAGGGAAGACTTAAGACATCCAGTCTTAAGGGACTTCATAGAACCTAGTCAGTTTGAGAAGTTAATGGAGTCAAAGGGAATAAGTAATAACACTACTATAGTACTATATGGTGATTATAACAACTGGTTTGCAGTTTATGCTTTCTGGTTGTTTAAGTCTTACGGCCATGATGATGTTAGAATTTTAAATGGCGGGAGGACTAAATGGGCTAAGGAGAATTTACCTACAGAACAAGGGGCAAAAGAACCTCAATATCCTAAAGGCAGTTATAAGGTTAAGAAGGTAGATTGGGGTAGCCATAGGGCTTTCTTCTGGGAGATCCTTCAGAAGATAACTAAGGGTGAAGTGGGGAGAACTACTATACTAGTAGACGTTAGGTCTCCCAAGGAGTACACCGGTGAAATTAGAGCTCCTCCAGAATACGCTGATGAACAAACTCAAGTAGGTGGGCATATACCGGGAGCAGTGAGTTTTCCTTGGGCTCAAGCTGTTAACCCAGATACTGGTGAGTTTAAGCCAATAGAGGAGTTGAGAAGATTAGTTGAGAGCACTGGTATAACTCCGGAAAAGGAGATAATTACGTATTGTAGAATAGGAGAGAGGGCTTCCCACACTTGGTTTGTTCTAAAATACCTACTGGGATATCCAGCTGTTAGAGTATATGATGGCTCTTGGGCAGAATGGGGAAATATAGTAGGAGCTCCAGTCAAGAAAGGAGCTGAACCATGA
- a CDS encoding SLAC1 family transporter — translation MNLTDVLGNPISFTMLMGIAGISIASYLGRLTLLSLISFGISLVVLILLIVFSVLNLKRLKYEIVDFMAVISGLTLFITRLRLIYPSFLYFIPSLVLSFFYFLVLYKVFVSIRQVTFKYHLLGVAGTLLSIDLRSYVIPLSLLFIGLGVSMYFIVTALLLKRILTEKGVINIIDGATWIQMGLSALISFAISPFSELLSLVFWYLALSLFPLVIIVSVMKLLYVSVSIKYHPSLWSVIFPQAVFATGTFNVLRLHLIVLPLLYDVSLSVLFSALSLFLLFTILLVTK, via the coding sequence GTGAATCTCACCGATGTTCTGGGTAATCCAATATCTTTTACAATGCTCATGGGAATTGCAGGGATTTCAATAGCCTCATATTTAGGCAGATTGACCTTACTCTCATTAATTTCGTTTGGAATTTCCCTTGTGGTTTTAATCCTCTTAATAGTCTTTTCTGTTCTTAATTTAAAGAGGTTGAAATACGAAATTGTTGACTTCATGGCAGTCATTTCTGGGCTTACCTTATTCATTACTAGATTACGCTTAATATACCCCTCTTTCCTCTATTTTATTCCCTCCCTAGTTTTATCATTCTTTTACTTTCTAGTATTGTATAAGGTGTTTGTATCGATTAGACAAGTAACGTTTAAGTATCACTTGCTAGGAGTTGCGGGAACACTTCTCTCAATTGACTTGAGAAGCTACGTTATACCTTTATCCTTATTATTCATAGGCTTGGGCGTTTCAATGTACTTTATAGTAACTGCATTACTATTAAAGAGGATTTTAACCGAGAAGGGTGTAATTAACATTATAGACGGGGCCACCTGGATTCAGATGGGATTATCTGCACTAATCTCATTTGCGATCAGTCCCTTTTCTGAACTATTAAGTCTAGTTTTCTGGTATTTAGCCTTATCCCTCTTCCCCTTAGTTATAATAGTTAGTGTGATGAAACTGCTCTACGTTAGTGTTTCGATAAAATATCACCCATCCCTTTGGTCAGTAATCTTTCCACAAGCTGTTTTCGCAACTGGTACTTTTAACGTTCTAAGGCTGCATTTAATCGTTCTTCCATTATTATACGACGTTTCCTTATCCGTATTATTCTCAGCCCTTTCCTTATTTCTTTTATTTACGATATTGTTAGTAACAAAATAA
- a CDS encoding NAD(P)/FAD-dependent oxidoreductase, giving the protein MKRLIIVGGGNAGTLMANLLAGKLEITVIEPNEYHTYQPGLVDYITGEVDETKIQMPTRSLLKPSVKWVKAKATKIILENRAVVTEDGKAYEGDYLVIATGGQNKNVYDLKGYHGIDEAKAIRNEVINPKGKNFVIGSLPGIIKCPAAPWELSFLIKRKYPDANVSVIVPAKQPPPLQVPMSNMFNKKANELGIKVYKGFVIQEVNHNEKYVVSTEGEKIAFDHLIIDTPISTSFTELADKSGLIPVDKSTLTYKDGVFVVGDANNTPTPKTGAAAHFQAEVVVNNILAEIEGNRSKESYDGTAMCAVYSGPNEGMLVWLNYEKSKALGPTSIYRYMKKAFTSLYWASLSGGVDFMLKPLVESISKKN; this is encoded by the coding sequence ATGAAAAGATTAATCATAGTAGGAGGAGGAAATGCAGGAACACTAATGGCAAATCTGTTAGCAGGGAAATTGGAAATCACAGTTATAGAACCAAATGAATATCACACTTATCAACCAGGGTTGGTGGATTACATTACTGGGGAGGTAGATGAGACTAAAATACAAATGCCCACTAGGTCATTGTTGAAACCGTCTGTAAAATGGGTAAAGGCAAAAGCTACCAAAATAATACTAGAAAATAGAGCTGTGGTAACTGAGGACGGAAAAGCGTATGAGGGTGATTACCTAGTAATAGCAACCGGAGGTCAAAATAAAAACGTTTATGACTTAAAGGGGTATCATGGAATTGATGAAGCTAAGGCAATTAGGAATGAGGTTATAAATCCGAAAGGAAAGAACTTCGTTATTGGGTCTCTTCCAGGAATAATAAAGTGTCCAGCTGCGCCGTGGGAATTGTCATTTTTGATAAAGAGAAAATATCCAGATGCAAATGTCAGCGTAATAGTTCCAGCTAAACAACCACCACCATTGCAAGTTCCAATGTCAAACATGTTCAATAAGAAGGCTAATGAGTTAGGAATAAAAGTTTACAAAGGTTTTGTGATACAAGAAGTAAACCATAACGAGAAATATGTGGTATCAACTGAAGGTGAGAAGATCGCTTTTGACCATTTAATTATAGATACGCCAATCTCAACGAGCTTTACAGAATTGGCTGATAAGTCTGGATTAATTCCAGTTGATAAGAGCACCTTAACTTATAAGGATGGCGTCTTCGTGGTCGGTGATGCTAATAATACCCCGACACCTAAAACAGGGGCAGCTGCTCACTTTCAAGCTGAGGTTGTTGTAAATAATATACTAGCTGAGATAGAGGGAAATAGGAGTAAAGAGAGTTACGACGGGACTGCAATGTGTGCAGTTTACTCTGGACCAAATGAAGGTATGTTAGTATGGTTAAACTACGAGAAGAGCAAGGCCTTAGGGCCCACATCAATTTATCGTTATATGAAAAAAGCTTTCACTAGCTTATATTGGGCCAGTTTAAGCGGTGGAGTGGACTTTATGTTAAAGCCTTTAGTTGAATCTATTAGCAAGAAGAACTAA
- a CDS encoding phosphoadenylyl-sulfate reductase, whose translation MLSKEELDSLNKWFEDKEPLEVLKWGIEKFHPKIVLACSLQAEDLVILDMLSKVVEKPRVFIIDTGRLHQESYDLIEEINKKYNTDLRIYFPDYSEVEALVNKHGINLFYKSVELRKACCEVRKVLPLKRALEGMQAWITGLRREQNFTRGGIKKIEIDEVNGGIVKLNPLADWTWEQVWDYIKKNNVPYNKLYDKGYKSIGCVPCTRPVKPWEHPRAGRWWWEQNSDKECGLHYRGVK comes from the coding sequence ATGCTTAGCAAAGAGGAGTTAGACTCTCTAAACAAATGGTTTGAAGATAAGGAACCATTGGAAGTGCTGAAATGGGGTATAGAGAAATTTCATCCTAAAATAGTCTTAGCATGTAGTCTTCAGGCTGAAGATTTGGTAATACTGGATATGTTAAGTAAGGTAGTTGAAAAACCAAGGGTTTTCATAATAGATACTGGTAGACTTCATCAAGAGAGTTATGATTTAATAGAGGAGATAAACAAAAAATACAACACCGATTTGAGGATATATTTCCCAGATTATAGTGAGGTAGAAGCCCTAGTCAATAAACACGGAATAAATCTATTTTATAAAAGTGTTGAACTTAGAAAAGCATGCTGCGAAGTGAGAAAAGTTCTACCCCTTAAGAGAGCATTGGAGGGAATGCAGGCTTGGATAACTGGGCTAAGAAGAGAACAAAATTTCACGAGAGGGGGAATTAAGAAGATAGAAATAGATGAGGTTAATGGAGGTATAGTTAAGTTAAACCCCTTGGCTGACTGGACATGGGAACAAGTATGGGATTATATAAAGAAAAACAACGTACCTTACAATAAACTTTACGATAAGGGTTATAAGAGCATAGGATGTGTACCATGTACTAGACCAGTAAAACCATGGGAACATCCTAGGGCAGGTAGATGGTGGTGGGAGCAGAATAGTGATAAAGAATGTGGACTTCACTATAGAGGGGTGAAGTGA
- a CDS encoding MBL fold metallo-hydrolase, with product MPCRGLHAVPAGPPEFPELATIYVVCGDKLNVMIDAGVTNSIMDSSFLDKLDLVILTHIHIDHIGLLPEILERYKNAKVMVRSGFKKYLTTDDGVRRLNESSEKVLGDLYYVYGEFTKIDPDRVIEVEGGEVIDLGDGKALKIIYTPGHTKHHISVISDDILFTGDSGGAYFNGMVIPTTPPPLDYHNYVNSLKLQISLKPKVVGLAHGGLVSPNILEQHLEQMLGKESVNINEIDIGGVGGEILRKQVEVNLRGLNEALGRR from the coding sequence ATGCCATGTAGGGGTTTGCACGCAGTACCCGCTGGTCCACCGGAATTTCCAGAACTAGCAACAATTTACGTAGTTTGCGGGGATAAACTTAACGTAATGATAGACGCTGGTGTCACAAATTCAATTATGGACTCCTCTTTTTTAGACAAACTTGATCTCGTTATATTAACACACATTCATATAGATCATATTGGGCTATTACCAGAAATTTTAGAAAGGTATAAGAACGCCAAAGTCATGGTTAGAAGTGGATTTAAAAAGTATTTGACAACTGATGATGGGGTAAGGAGATTGAATGAGAGCTCAGAGAAAGTATTAGGTGATCTTTATTACGTATACGGTGAGTTTACAAAAATAGATCCAGATAGAGTGATAGAAGTTGAGGGTGGGGAAGTAATTGATCTTGGAGATGGAAAGGCTTTGAAGATAATTTACACCCCGGGCCATACAAAGCATCACATTTCCGTGATCAGCGACGATATTCTATTTACGGGAGATAGTGGAGGAGCGTACTTTAACGGTATGGTAATACCAACTACTCCACCGCCATTAGATTACCATAATTACGTTAATAGTTTGAAGCTACAAATTTCCTTAAAACCTAAGGTAGTTGGCTTAGCTCATGGTGGGCTTGTAAGTCCTAACATATTAGAACAACACTTGGAACAGATGTTGGGTAAAGAGAGTGTGAATATTAATGAAATTGATATTGGAGGTGTAGGCGGGGAAATTCTTAGGAAACAAGTGGAGGTCAACTTGAGAGGCCTAAATGAGGCCTTAGGAAGAAGATAA